The Oncorhynchus gorbuscha isolate QuinsamMale2020 ecotype Even-year linkage group LG08, OgorEven_v1.0, whole genome shotgun sequence DNA window ctgccctccattCTTCACGCAGAAGTACTTGGTCACTGTCTTGCGGCACTGCTCGCACTTTACCGCGCAGCACCAGTGGAACTTGCAATTGCAACTCGACACCAACTccgccttcctctcctccacggCTAAACCACACTCCCCGCACAGCCTCTTGCAGCTACGCTTCTCCCACTTATTTAGGCTCTTGCCCTTCTTCAGGCACTCTCTGCCCTCTGTGCCGGGCAGTTCCAGGGTACGGTTCTCCAGGCAGTAGTCTGGGGAGTCCTCTAAGTGGACCAGTTCTTTACGAGAGATGGAGCTGAAGGTCTCGGAAATGGCACCTCGACTGGCTGCACTGTTCCCGGCCCCCCGGAGCAGGTCCACCTTGAATTAAAGAAAAAATTAATGAATGAGAGAATGAATTTTATGTGAAGAGTCTTTAGAGTGCTTATAAACAATATTGTTTAATATAAACAATATATACTGTACCTTCAGTGCTCGGTGGTACTTCTCCTTCAGATAGTTTCCCACCTCCCTGAAATCTGGGAGCTGTAACCAGCAGGTCTGTGTGGTGCAGGACCCAGAGACGCCATGGCACTTACACGTCTTCTGCATAGTCCCTTTCACTgcctgggaaggagaggaaagggaaggagtggagggaggggttgaggaaggaaggaaggaaggaaggaaggaaggaaggaaggaaggaaggaaggaaggaaggaaggaaggaaggaaggaaggaaggaagggaaggaaggaaggaaggacagcgggggggagagggagggagcgagagattcTTTGGTTAAGCTTTTCTACTGTCTGTAATTCACCTGGAAAAATGGTAATTACATAATAATAACATGAAGATTACGGAAATTAAGTCAATATTGTGTAAACTCCAGACAGAACCTGTTGTTGCCATATAATTATTATGTAAATACCAGGCAAATACCAGGTGAAACAGGAGTGTAGAAAAATGTATAATTACTCAGACTTCTTTTTAAGATCGGGACGTAGCAACATACCGATGAGATGTTCATTGTCTGATTTGGTCTCAGGAAATCAGTTGTGTATATGTGTGGCTGAGTATGAATTTGTTTTAAAGAATCAGTTGTGTAATGTGAAGACTATTGGCTCTTGATTGATGTGTTGTCAGATGAACCCACTGCACACTCAAGCCTTCCCATTTGACAAAAAGAGGATGAATTTACTAAGGGAAAAAGGATAGGTTCAAGGTTCATGCTGGAGTTTTTGTGGTCCCCCTCAATATTTCCTGACTTTAACCCGACCCAGATGTGGGGGAAGGGGAAGAGCTTTCTCGCGAGGTGAGTGCCGAATCAAAGTTTCACATTGAGACACTGACTGTGTCCCTCCTGGAATGAGAGGAGTATTTATTAGGCAAGGCCATTGTCAACATGTTTTCTGCCATGAGTACACCCAATGAAGAGTCTACGGAGAGTCTATTGAGTGGCAAAATTAAAAAAGGGTGAATTTGTTTTTGTTACAATGATGCTCCAGGTGCCGTGGGGCTCGGAGGGGCAACGAGGCCCCAACAGGAGGGCTCCTAGGTGATGTAAACAAAGACTACAGCCTCTCGCTTGTGGTCCTCCGTCCCTGACTAAGGACTCCTTAGGGGCCACACAAAGACCAACAGAATAAATGTTGGATGCTTATTGCAAGAATAAAACCAAAAACGACTTAAAGAAAGCGGGCAGGCAAAATACTGGCCCTGGTCTGCAGTGTGTGGCAGCATGGGATACTCTAATTAAGAACTAGCACCAGTGATCCTGAGATTCTGAAACTTAAGACTTGTCATAATAAAGGACATTCATTGACTGGGGAACAGGCCCTTGTGGTACAACGAACACGCTGTGGTTATTGGAGGACAAGTGGCACCTCACTTATGGGGACGTGAAAGGGATGCTTGGGTGGTACGCTTGCTGTATGCTGTAATACTCAATGAGCAGACTGAAAAAGAAAGAAATTATTCTAAAGGTACTTTACATTGAGCAGTCGGTCAGTTGGGGGTTGAGTGGGAAACTCAAATATCTGACCCTTCACCTTGAACTACAAGAGCTCCCTCCTATGGCAATTGCACTGATTCAATCTCAACATGATCTGGGTTTTCAGAACAACCAGAAAACCAAGCTCTAAATCAATCTGGAATCATGATAATATTTCACTATATCATCAAAGTTTTTTAGATTGTATGGTATTGAAGGATAGCTTACCCCTTCTATCACCAAGGTGTAAATTAAAAGTAAAGTTAACTGAATACTGTACCTTGCGTCCAGCCTCGTTGTTGTGGAGGTTCATGGCGGCCCGTGCGTCCTGGCCTGTCTCCAGCGTGTCAACAAACTGCTTGGAGATGGCCTCACCGAACCCCACGTTGTCACTGCAGCCGCCCCACTGCCAGCCTGTACCCCCTGGGGACACAAGCAGGAGACATCAATTTGTCTGTATGAGAGGATGGCTCACCATTTGTGATGAAAAAATGTGGAAGGGTATTATTTCCAAGGTACTTGAAAAAATACCGGTTTTGTTGTTTTGCCTACAACCGAATCACATTACATGAATACAACACAGTGTGAATACAACACAGCTTGAATAAAGCACAGTGTGAATACAACACAGTGTGAATACAACACAATGTGTACACAGCTGTTTCATCTATGCA harbors:
- the LOC124040722 gene encoding protein Wnt-8b-like, with product MCIPSLSSLVSSGRMFMHLEVFYCILMLMSHMTTSCCSWSVNNFLMTGPKVYLIYSSSVAAGAQSGIQECKYQFAWDRWNCPERALQLSTHRSLRSANRETAFVHAISSAGVMYTLTRNCSLGDFDNCGCDDTRNGQLGGTGWQWGGCSDNVGFGEAISKQFVDTLETGQDARAAMNLHNNEAGRKAVKGTMQKTCKCHGVSGSCTTQTCWLQLPDFREVGNYLKEKYHRALKVDLLRGAGNSAASRGAISETFSSISRKELVHLEDSPDYCLENRTLELPGTEGRECLKKGKSLNKWEKRSCKRLCGECGLAVEERKAELVSSCNCKFHWCCAVKCEQCRKTVTKYFCVKNGGQRGKNESAGSRRKNLRLRKKH